The sequence AAGGATAATTGGGCGAGACTGTGGCGCCGGGATGGTGTTGAAAGAGCAGAGCCCCATTCAGGGGGCGAGGCATCTTTCTGAGGGGGGACGGAGCAAGGCTAATCCCAAGGGTCCGTGAGCGAACGAGAAAGAGAGGTGGACGATGGAAGACGGACGAATGACGCGGCGGGATTTTCTTCAGACGAGCGCCTCGGCGGCAGCGGCGGGGGGGCTGGCCATGGGGATTGGGGCCCTCGGCCCGAAGGCGGCCCAGGCGGCCGGCGAAAGCGACGTCACCAAGACGCGCAATTACAACCCCGAGATGGAATACCGTCGGCTGGGGAAAACCGGTCTCTGGATCTCGGCGGTGTGCATGGGCGGCCACTGGAAGCGGATCGACAAGGCGCTCCCGCCCGGCAGCGGCGGCAACGCCATATTCGGCGCCAACCTGGAGAACGCCGATTTTCAGAAGAACCGCTACGACCTCGTCACCCGCTGCATGGAGGTCGGCATCAACGGGATCGACGCCTGCACTTGCGACGAGGTCAAGGCGTATGCCAAGGCCATCCAGGGCCGCCGCGACAAGATGTACCTGGGGTGCTCCTGGTACGAGAGGGAACTGCGAAATGGCGAGTGCCGGACCGAGAAGGCGCTCCTGAAAACCCTCGAGTGGGGCATGAAGGAAGCGGGCCTCGAGTACGTGGACCTGTGGCGGATCACGATGCACGAGGGAAGCGGCCAACACACCGAGGCCGAGGTCCAGGAGATGATGAAGGCTCTGGAGACGGCGAAGAAGCAGGGCAAGGTGCGGTTCACGGGCTTTTCGTCGCACGATCGCAAGCACATCAAGTGGATGATCGAGACCTTCCCCACGGTGGTGGACGCGGTCGTCACGCCGTACACGGCCGACAGCAAGGTCCTGCCCCAGGACAGCCTATTTGACGCGGTGAAGAAGGGGAAGGTGGGCATGTTCGGCATCAAGCCGTTCGGGGGCACCTCGCTGTTCAAGGGCGACAGTTCGCTGGCCAGTCCGGAGGCGGAGGCGGACGACCGGCGGGCGCGGCTGGCGATCCGGTACATCCTGGAGAACCCGGCAATCACGGCGCCGATCCCCGGCCTGATCAATGCCCATCAGGTGGATAACATGGCCCTGGCCGTCAAGGAGCACCGGCAGGAACTCTCGGCCCCGGAGAAGGCCGAGTTGAAGGCGGCCGGGCGGGAAATGTGGGCGAGACTTCCCGAAAATTACCAGTGGCTCCGGGACTGGGAGTACGTGTAACGGGCGGCGGCGTGAACGGGCCTTGGGGTTGAGCGGCGATTTGGAAGGGAATCCGCGCGGCGTCCCGTCGGGACGTCGCGTTGGAATGGGCCCCGGGCCAGCGGCGCCGGTGGCCGGTTCGCCGCAACCATCCGGGAAAAGGAAGGGTGATGAGACATGCATTCTGGCTGTTGCCGCTGGGACTGGCGGTGGTCGCCGTCGCCACTTGTGTGCCCCCCGCGGCCGTCCGGACGCAGCCGGTCGACAACTTCTATTGTCCCGTGTGCCGCCTGAACTACCCTAGTATGCCCCCCGCGGCCGTCCAGACGCCCCCGGCCGACAACTTCTATTGTCTCGTGTGCCACGTGAACTACAAGCCGGAGAAACTGGCGGTGCGTCATGCCTGGGCCGGCGTCGGATGCATGAAGTGTCACGGCGATTCGCAGGACCACAGCGGCGACGAGGACAACGTCACGCCGCCCGACATCATGTACCCGCGCGAAACGATTGACAAGGCGTGCATGGAGTGCCATCCGGGGAACGAGTTGGCCCAGAAGGAGATCCACCAGGAAGGGATGCAGGCGGGAAAAATATGCACGGATTGCCACGGGAGGCACCGGCTGGCGCATCGGACCCGGCGGTGGGACAAGGCGACGGGCGACCTGATTGAGTTGAACGGCGCCCCCGTCCCGATCGCCGGAGGAACCGGGAGAGGGGTGAAGCCGCAGAAAGGAGCCGCAATATGCGAACGTTCGCCCTCGTTGCCATTCTGATGGCCGCCGTGACGGCGGTCGGCTGGTTGGCCTCGGCCCGATCCGCCACGACGGCGGCTGAAAAGGCGGCCTCGAAGGCTGTGGCCGATCCTTACGTGGTCTACGACGGTTATGAGGGTCCGGGGAAGGGGAAGCACATCGTCCTGGTGGCGGGGGATGACGAGTACCGGTCGGAGGAACTGATCCCGCAGTTGGCGAAGATCCTGGCCGTCCGCCATGGGTTCCGGTGCACGGTGCTTTGGGCGATCAACAAACAATCCGGCGAGATCGACCCCATGACGCTCGACAACATCCCCGGCCTGGAAGCCCTGGCGACCGCGGACCTGATGGTCCTGTTCCTCCGCTTTCGCGACTTGCCGGACGAACAGATGAAATATATCGACGACTACACCAACTCCGGCAGGCCGATCCTGGGGCTGCGAACCTCCACGCACGCGTTCAACATCGCGAAGCCGAAGGACACCCCCTATGCGAAGTGGAGTTTCCGCGCCGGCGGCGAAACGGCGGGGGGTTACGGCCGCCAGGTGCTGGGCGAAACCTGGGTGAACCACTACGGGAGCCACCAGAGAGAAAGCACGCGCGGCCTCGTCGCGGAGGGCATGGAAGGCCACCCAATCGTCAAAGGCTGTGAAGATATCTGGGGACCTTCTGATGTCTACGCGATCACCACGCTCTCCGGAGACAGCCAACCGCTGATTATGGGCCAGGTGCTCGAAGGCATGAACCCGAACGACAAGCCGAACCCGAATAAGAAACTCGTGCCCGTGGCGTGGATCAAGACGTACACCGGCACGCAGGGAAAGGCCTCGAAGGTCTTCACCACCACGATGGGCCACGGGGGGGACCTGAAGAGCGAGGGATTCCGCCGGCTCCTGGTGAACGCCTGTTACTGGTGCATGGGCATGGAAGGCCGGATCGCCGCCAGGAGCAAAGCCGACCTCGTTGGCGAGTACGAACCCGGCAACATCGGCATGGGCGGCCACAAGAAGGGCCTGAAGCCCGGGGATTTCAAGATCCGGTAACCCGGCTGGGACTTTTCTGCGCGGCCGCGGGACCGCCCGAAGCCCTGAACTCCGCGAAACGCCGATGCAGGCTTAGCGTTTTGCCGACCCGACCCTCGGCGCGTCAGGATTCGTGTCCGGGCCGAAGTACCGCAAGGTCACAAGCGGCTCACAGGGACTGGTGTTCTCGAAGACGATGCCTGCCCGGGCGGCGTCGTGCGTCACGAACACTTCGTCCTCGGTCATCTGGCCGTACCGGATCATCCCAGGGCAGTCCAGCGTCACCTTGCCGATGCGGCCTTGGCCCTGCATCACGATCAGCCCGTAGGCGCCGTTGTCCTTGATCGTCGCCTTCGCGCCCGGCTCGATCGAGAGTTCCTTCGCGCTGAAGAGGTCCGGCGCTCCCTTGCGGACGTAGCAGACCCACCGGTCCATGCATCCCTTGCCGGAGGCGCCCGCCACCGGAACCGGAACCAGGTGGTGGTTCTGGCCGAAGTGCGGGTCGCAGTTCTCCTCGAAGTCCAGCATGT comes from Planctomycetota bacterium and encodes:
- a CDS encoding aldo/keto reductase codes for the protein MEDGRMTRRDFLQTSASAAAAGGLAMGIGALGPKAAQAAGESDVTKTRNYNPEMEYRRLGKTGLWISAVCMGGHWKRIDKALPPGSGGNAIFGANLENADFQKNRYDLVTRCMEVGINGIDACTCDEVKAYAKAIQGRRDKMYLGCSWYERELRNGECRTEKALLKTLEWGMKEAGLEYVDLWRITMHEGSGQHTEAEVQEMMKALETAKKQGKVRFTGFSSHDRKHIKWMIETFPTVVDAVVTPYTADSKVLPQDSLFDAVKKGKVGMFGIKPFGGTSLFKGDSSLASPEAEADDRRARLAIRYILENPAITAPIPGLINAHQVDNMALAVKEHRQELSAPEKAELKAAGREMWARLPENYQWLRDWEYV
- a CDS encoding cytochrome c3 family protein — translated: MRHAFWLLPLGLAVVAVATCVPPAAVRTQPVDNFYCPVCRLNYPSMPPAAVQTPPADNFYCLVCHVNYKPEKLAVRHAWAGVGCMKCHGDSQDHSGDEDNVTPPDIMYPRETIDKACMECHPGNELAQKEIHQEGMQAGKICTDCHGRHRLAHRTRRWDKATGDLIELNGAPVPIAGGTGRGVKPQKGAAICERSPSLPF
- a CDS encoding ThuA domain-containing protein; protein product: MRTFALVAILMAAVTAVGWLASARSATTAAEKAASKAVADPYVVYDGYEGPGKGKHIVLVAGDDEYRSEELIPQLAKILAVRHGFRCTVLWAINKQSGEIDPMTLDNIPGLEALATADLMVLFLRFRDLPDEQMKYIDDYTNSGRPILGLRTSTHAFNIAKPKDTPYAKWSFRAGGETAGGYGRQVLGETWVNHYGSHQRESTRGLVAEGMEGHPIVKGCEDIWGPSDVYAITTLSGDSQPLIMGQVLEGMNPNDKPNPNKKLVPVAWIKTYTGTQGKASKVFTTTMGHGGDLKSEGFRRLLVNACYWCMGMEGRIAARSKADLVGEYEPGNIGMGGHKKGLKPGDFKIR